In Chiloscyllium punctatum isolate Juve2018m chromosome X, sChiPun1.3, whole genome shotgun sequence, the following are encoded in one genomic region:
- the LOC140471266 gene encoding fidgetin-like isoform X2, producing the protein MHWTPEHAQKPEQYLDISFTTSSPAPKPGDNNLSQQRHQYVWANDDISALSASNLLKRFAEKYSGLVNSSCERPELNAYAEASFGPVHEQKNENDTWQMSLSVDDAYSVNPIHEGLPGSRTGTNSTLQPVDGGVGIGGSSVVTNSHSESRYPRHVCGPTTLPSHQSSLVPVGTAPEYSSAYNGTNLPSGYYSQTSLAAPSSYSSPLTSSSLLQPVHPTPTIVPSYRSTLAGVSPLHTYPSNSYPCQSSVGPGYAGAHLPSSYVPSGIPAPFPLPPSARPSTVSGYDYQSHKVTPDSVSPVNNGSRKAPAAKEPESTGRFRRYSYGQQRTTSGSYQLPADVVPDDPKGNGFGRNDEALPVELKGKQGVVDDLIGKYIGQGRKGMMPLPYCHDKHALQSRSTEAVVKFTPALINREMAEDRGLIFSHQLQLQRAEPVLASSGLEEQLKNLDSQLLNLVTNEIVDCGPPVHWGDVAGLDTAKAVIEEHVLWPLMRPGAYSGGNGPPKSILLFGPRGGRKTMLTRCIASCLGATFLKVSGSAFISKWKGDGEMILQTMFLIARSRQPSVIFINELDAMLSNTAGEESSHLSSIKAKLLSHVEGVMNSSSDHIIVIGGTRHPDDIEETIHRYFVKRLYISPPDNIARHQILICGLSQQDHCLSDGEISSIVEHTEGYSGSDLIQLCQQAALGPGHGLTAPLQPTTYKDFENALCKVQPSVSQKELKLYMEWSRLFGTGV; encoded by the coding sequence ATGCATTGGACACCGGAGCATGCCCAGAAGCCAGAGCAGTACCTCGACATCTCATTTACGACGTCCTCTCCAGCACCCAAACCAGGCGATAACAATCTCAGCCAGCAACGCCACCAGTACGTGTGGGCGAATGATGACATTTCTGCACTGTCTGCCTCTAATCTGCTCAAGAGGTTTGCAGAGAAATACTCTGGGCTTGTGAACTCTTCCTGTGAGAGACCTGAGCTAAATGCTTACGCAGAGGCATCCTTTGGGCCGGTTCACGAGCAAAAGAATGAAAATGATACCTGGCAAATGTCACTGAGTGTCGATGATGCATATTCTGTAAACCCCATCCATGAGGGCCTTCCTGGCAGTAGAACAGGAACTAATTCCACTCTCCAACCAGTTGATGGCGGTGTAGGGATAGGTGGCTCCTCTGTAGTAACCAATAGTCACTCTGAATCTCGTTATCCACGTCATGTATGTGGTCCCACCACTCTCCCGAGTCATCAATCGAGCCTTGTCCCAGTTGGAACAGCTCCAGAATATTCATCAGCTTACAATGGTACTAACTTACCCTCAGGTTACTACAGCCAAACATCATTGGCAGCCCCTTCCTCTTACTCCTCACCTTTAACTAGCTCGAGCCTTCTGCAGCCAGTGCATCCCACACCCACTATAGTCCCGTCTTACAGGTCAACTTTAGCTGGCGTAAGCCCACTGCACACGTACCCTTCAAATAGTTACCCATGCCAATCAAGCGTGGGCCCTGGTTACGCTGGAGCGCATCTCCCATCTTCGTACGTCCCCTCGGGCATTCCGGCTCctttccctcttcccccctcagcACGACCTTCCACCGTCTCTGGCTATGATTACCAAAGCCACAAGGTGACTCCTGACTCGGTGTCGCCCGTCAACAATGGGTCGAGAAAAGCCCCAGCAGCGAAGGAGCCTGAGAGTACTGGCCGATTCAGAAGGTACAGTTACGGACAACAGAGGACTACCTCAGGTTCTTACCAGTTGCCAGCTGATGTCGTTCCTGATGACCCGAAAGGTAATGGCTTCGGCAGAAACGATGAGGCCTTACCTGTCGAATTGAAGGGGAAACAAGGAGTTGTGGATGATCTTATTGGTAAATACATTGGCCAGGGAAGGAAAGGAATGATGCCTCTGCCATACTGCCATGACAAACATGCGCTGCAATCAAGATCAACTGAGGCGGTTGTGAAGTTCACCCCTGCATTAATAAATCGAGAAATGGCCGAGGACCGTGGCCTCATATTTAGTCACCAGCTTCAGCTCCAGAGAGCCGAACCGGTTCTGGCAAGCAGTGGGTTAGAGGAGCAGTTGAAGAACCTAGATTCCCAGCTTTTAAACCTTGTAACAAATGAGATTGTTGACTGTGGTCCTCCAGTCCACTGGGGTGATGTTGCTGGGCTGGATACTGCGAAAGCAGTGATCGAAGAGCACGTGTTGTGGCCGCTGATGAGGCCTGGTGCGTACAGCGGTGGAAACGGACCGCCCAAAAGCATCTTGCTGTTCGGACCCCGCGGTGGGCGTAAAACAATGCTCACAAGGTGTATTGCCTCCTGTCTCGGGGCGACCTTCCTCAAGGTCAGCGGGTCAGCTTTCATCTCCAAGtggaagggagatggagagatgATCTTGCAGACGATGTTTCTCATTGCCCGATCCCGCCAGCCATCTGTTATCTTTATCAATGAGCTCGATGCCATGCTCTCTAACACTGCGGGTGAAGAGagtagtcatctcagctccattaAAGCCAAACTCTTGTCTCACGTGGAAGGTGTGATGAACTCGAGCAGTGATCACATTATCGTCATTGGAGGCACCAGGCATCCAGatgatatagaggagaccatacACAGGTACTTTGTAAAGCGACTTTACATCTCTCCGCCCGACAACATTGCAAGGCATCAAATTTTAATCTGTGGTTTGTCTCAACAAGACCACTGCCTCAGTGATGGGGAAATTAGCTCCATTGTTGAGCACACAGAGGGGTATTCTGGGAGTGATCTGATCCAGCTCTGTCAACAGGCAGCATTAGGACCGGGGCACGGTCTGACCGCGCCATTACAGCCTACCACCTACAAGGACTTTGAAAACGCCCTTTGCAAAGTTCAGCCCAGCGTTTCGCAGAAGGAACTCAAGCTGTACATGGAGTGGAGCAGGTTATTCGGAACCGGTGTCTGA
- the LOC140471266 gene encoding fidgetin-like isoform X1 gives MHVQAGLWKMHWTPEHAQKPEQYLDISFTTSSPAPKPGDNNLSQQRHQYVWANDDISALSASNLLKRFAEKYSGLVNSSCERPELNAYAEASFGPVHEQKNENDTWQMSLSVDDAYSVNPIHEGLPGSRTGTNSTLQPVDGGVGIGGSSVVTNSHSESRYPRHVCGPTTLPSHQSSLVPVGTAPEYSSAYNGTNLPSGYYSQTSLAAPSSYSSPLTSSSLLQPVHPTPTIVPSYRSTLAGVSPLHTYPSNSYPCQSSVGPGYAGAHLPSSYVPSGIPAPFPLPPSARPSTVSGYDYQSHKVTPDSVSPVNNGSRKAPAAKEPESTGRFRRYSYGQQRTTSGSYQLPADVVPDDPKGNGFGRNDEALPVELKGKQGVVDDLIGKYIGQGRKGMMPLPYCHDKHALQSRSTEAVVKFTPALINREMAEDRGLIFSHQLQLQRAEPVLASSGLEEQLKNLDSQLLNLVTNEIVDCGPPVHWGDVAGLDTAKAVIEEHVLWPLMRPGAYSGGNGPPKSILLFGPRGGRKTMLTRCIASCLGATFLKVSGSAFISKWKGDGEMILQTMFLIARSRQPSVIFINELDAMLSNTAGEESSHLSSIKAKLLSHVEGVMNSSSDHIIVIGGTRHPDDIEETIHRYFVKRLYISPPDNIARHQILICGLSQQDHCLSDGEISSIVEHTEGYSGSDLIQLCQQAALGPGHGLTAPLQPTTYKDFENALCKVQPSVSQKELKLYMEWSRLFGTGV, from the coding sequence GCCTGTGGAAAATGCATTGGACACCGGAGCATGCCCAGAAGCCAGAGCAGTACCTCGACATCTCATTTACGACGTCCTCTCCAGCACCCAAACCAGGCGATAACAATCTCAGCCAGCAACGCCACCAGTACGTGTGGGCGAATGATGACATTTCTGCACTGTCTGCCTCTAATCTGCTCAAGAGGTTTGCAGAGAAATACTCTGGGCTTGTGAACTCTTCCTGTGAGAGACCTGAGCTAAATGCTTACGCAGAGGCATCCTTTGGGCCGGTTCACGAGCAAAAGAATGAAAATGATACCTGGCAAATGTCACTGAGTGTCGATGATGCATATTCTGTAAACCCCATCCATGAGGGCCTTCCTGGCAGTAGAACAGGAACTAATTCCACTCTCCAACCAGTTGATGGCGGTGTAGGGATAGGTGGCTCCTCTGTAGTAACCAATAGTCACTCTGAATCTCGTTATCCACGTCATGTATGTGGTCCCACCACTCTCCCGAGTCATCAATCGAGCCTTGTCCCAGTTGGAACAGCTCCAGAATATTCATCAGCTTACAATGGTACTAACTTACCCTCAGGTTACTACAGCCAAACATCATTGGCAGCCCCTTCCTCTTACTCCTCACCTTTAACTAGCTCGAGCCTTCTGCAGCCAGTGCATCCCACACCCACTATAGTCCCGTCTTACAGGTCAACTTTAGCTGGCGTAAGCCCACTGCACACGTACCCTTCAAATAGTTACCCATGCCAATCAAGCGTGGGCCCTGGTTACGCTGGAGCGCATCTCCCATCTTCGTACGTCCCCTCGGGCATTCCGGCTCctttccctcttcccccctcagcACGACCTTCCACCGTCTCTGGCTATGATTACCAAAGCCACAAGGTGACTCCTGACTCGGTGTCGCCCGTCAACAATGGGTCGAGAAAAGCCCCAGCAGCGAAGGAGCCTGAGAGTACTGGCCGATTCAGAAGGTACAGTTACGGACAACAGAGGACTACCTCAGGTTCTTACCAGTTGCCAGCTGATGTCGTTCCTGATGACCCGAAAGGTAATGGCTTCGGCAGAAACGATGAGGCCTTACCTGTCGAATTGAAGGGGAAACAAGGAGTTGTGGATGATCTTATTGGTAAATACATTGGCCAGGGAAGGAAAGGAATGATGCCTCTGCCATACTGCCATGACAAACATGCGCTGCAATCAAGATCAACTGAGGCGGTTGTGAAGTTCACCCCTGCATTAATAAATCGAGAAATGGCCGAGGACCGTGGCCTCATATTTAGTCACCAGCTTCAGCTCCAGAGAGCCGAACCGGTTCTGGCAAGCAGTGGGTTAGAGGAGCAGTTGAAGAACCTAGATTCCCAGCTTTTAAACCTTGTAACAAATGAGATTGTTGACTGTGGTCCTCCAGTCCACTGGGGTGATGTTGCTGGGCTGGATACTGCGAAAGCAGTGATCGAAGAGCACGTGTTGTGGCCGCTGATGAGGCCTGGTGCGTACAGCGGTGGAAACGGACCGCCCAAAAGCATCTTGCTGTTCGGACCCCGCGGTGGGCGTAAAACAATGCTCACAAGGTGTATTGCCTCCTGTCTCGGGGCGACCTTCCTCAAGGTCAGCGGGTCAGCTTTCATCTCCAAGtggaagggagatggagagatgATCTTGCAGACGATGTTTCTCATTGCCCGATCCCGCCAGCCATCTGTTATCTTTATCAATGAGCTCGATGCCATGCTCTCTAACACTGCGGGTGAAGAGagtagtcatctcagctccattaAAGCCAAACTCTTGTCTCACGTGGAAGGTGTGATGAACTCGAGCAGTGATCACATTATCGTCATTGGAGGCACCAGGCATCCAGatgatatagaggagaccatacACAGGTACTTTGTAAAGCGACTTTACATCTCTCCGCCCGACAACATTGCAAGGCATCAAATTTTAATCTGTGGTTTGTCTCAACAAGACCACTGCCTCAGTGATGGGGAAATTAGCTCCATTGTTGAGCACACAGAGGGGTATTCTGGGAGTGATCTGATCCAGCTCTGTCAACAGGCAGCATTAGGACCGGGGCACGGTCTGACCGCGCCATTACAGCCTACCACCTACAAGGACTTTGAAAACGCCCTTTGCAAAGTTCAGCCCAGCGTTTCGCAGAAGGAACTCAAGCTGTACATGGAGTGGAGCAGGTTATTCGGAACCGGTGTCTGA